The Bacteroidota bacterium DNA window GGTTCAACGATTATTTCGTTATCGACTTCCGGCGCATCAAATTCGCTCCGGCAGTAAGCCGCCGAAGCGGTCTTGCTATCAACTATCACCTTCATTTCTGACCCAACAAGATTGCGGTTCTTCTTGAACGAAATTTCACTCTGAATTTCCATAATCTTATTTTTTCGGGCTTCCTTTATTTCGTCAGGTACAGGGTCGCCTAAAGGTTCAGCAATTGTATTTTCTTCCTGCGAGTAGCTAAAAACACCTAACCGATCGAATTCAAATTCTTTCACAAAGTCAACCAATTCATCGAATTCTTTTTCTCCTTCAGTCGGATAACCTACGATCAAAGAAGTCCGCAAAGCGATACCGGGCACTTTCGATTTGATTTTTTCTAACAACTTACGCGTTTCGCGCGAGCTTATTCCGCGCTGCATCGACTTCAAAACTTTATCAGCAATATGTTGAACCGGTATATCAATATATTTACAAAGTTTATTATTTCCAACAAACAAATCCAGTATATCTAATGGAAATTTTGCCGGATAGGCATACATTAATCGTAACCATTCAACCTCATCAATCTTACTTAAACGTTCAAGCAACTCTTTGAGCGAACGTTTTCCATAAATATCTAACCCATAATAAGTTGTATCCTGAGCAATTAAAATTAATTCTTTCACACCCAATGCAACAAGCCGTTCAGCTTCTTTTACTACACGTTCGAGCGGCTTACTAATATGCTTGCCACGCATAATCGGGATTGAACAAAATGAGCATGGATTATCGCACCCTTCCGAAATTTTCAGGTAAGCATAATGACTTGGTGTGGTGAGATGACGTTCGCCTAATAGTTCGTATCGAAAATTTATACCAAGTTCGTTTGTAACTACATCGATCTTATTGGCGCCGATGAATGCATCGACTTCAGGAATTTCCTTTTGCAAATCAGCTTTGTATCTTTCGGAAAGACAGCCCATCACGACAAGCTTATCGAGTTTGCCACTTTTCCGTAGTTCGGCGGCTTGCAGAATCGTATCAATTGATTCTGATTTTGCATCGTTGATAAATCCGCATGTATTTATCACTACGACGTTTGCATCATCGGGATTGTTTACGATTGAATAATCGCTGGAGTCAATTTGTCTTAATAGTTCTTCGGAATCGACAACATTTTTGGCACAACCGAGTGTAATAACGGCAATTTTGGGAGTAATAGTTTTCACATTAAAAATTTAATAAAATTGTGAGAGAATAAAAAATTTATTATGTATTTTGTTTTTAATATATACTTTTTGTATGATTAATAGAGTTGTAACAAAAAACTGAGGATGATATGCGAGAAATTCAGTCGATACAATTTATTGGAACACATGAATAAAATACAAAGGAGAATATATGAAAGATAGTCACATTTTCATTTCTTTGATAATTCTTTTTTCACATTTTTGTTGTAAGGAATATAGTTCAGCACCTATGCCCGAGGTACCTACACCTGTTCCATTCATGGAAGTTCGAATGCAGTGTACGG harbors:
- the rimO gene encoding 30S ribosomal protein S12 methylthiotransferase RimO is translated as MKTITPKIAVITLGCAKNVVDSEELLRQIDSSDYSIVNNPDDANVVVINTCGFINDAKSESIDTILQAAELRKSGKLDKLVVMGCLSERYKADLQKEIPEVDAFIGANKIDVVTNELGINFRYELLGERHLTTPSHYAYLKISEGCDNPCSFCSIPIMRGKHISKPLERVVKEAERLVALGVKELILIAQDTTYYGLDIYGKRSLKELLERLSKIDEVEWLRLMYAYPAKFPLDILDLFVGNNKLCKYIDIPVQHIADKVLKSMQRGISSRETRKLLEKIKSKVPGIALRTSLIVGYPTEGEKEFDELVDFVKEFEFDRLGVFSYSQEENTIAEPLGDPVPDEIKEARKNKIMEIQSEISFKKNRNLVGSEMKVIVDSKTASAAYCRSEFDAPEVDNEIIVEPPAHIKVGNFYKVTIVDNFEYDLFAEIKKQK